Proteins encoded in a region of the Pseudochaenichthys georgianus chromosome 20, fPseGeo1.2, whole genome shotgun sequence genome:
- the riok3 gene encoding serine/threonine-protein kinase RIO3 — MDQIGVVTPKSPWGHVAPAPPACSLTDVMSEQLANQLTEEDNTFPTLTDPAADLLLSDEVSETTSDQVLAKMLQLQFDREFDDQLRREEKRFNGDSKVSISFENYRMVHPYEDSDSSEDEVDWQDTKHDPYKADKPQNTPRRGFSGKGKNITTKHDAETCGRKNTARMDNFAPGVHIGDGLGMDLKLSNQVYNSLKQHCYNEQRRSARLHEKKEHSTAEHAVDPRTRLLMYKMVNAGVLENINGCISTGKESVVFHADGGSLEEQPVPSEVVLKVFKTTLNEFKNRDRYIKDDYRFIDRFSKLNPRKVIRLWAEKEMHNLTRMRKAQIPCPEVVLLKKHILVMSFIGKDHIPAPKLKDAKLGSEEMKSAFYQVLHMMQQMYQECNLVHADLSEYNMLWHEGKVWLIDVSQSIEPRHPHALEFLFRDCRNVSTFFQKRGVSEAMTVYELFNAVSGMNIPIPPDEAEAEFISEIMAYEKRNEDHVQRRGKKTFHVTSEDCGPPLIPDSDD; from the exons ATGGATCAAATAGGAGTAGTAACGCCAAAG AGCCCGTGGGGGCACGTGGCCCCTGCGCCCCCCGCCTGCTCTCTGACAGATGTGATGAGCGAACAGCTGGCCAATCAGCTGACGGAGGAGGACAACACCTTCCCCACCCTCACTGA TCCGGCTGCAGATCTGCTGCTGTCTGACGAAGTTTCGGAAACGACTTCCGACCAGGTGCTCGCCAAGATGCTGCAGCTGCAGTTCGACCGCGAGTTTGATGATCAGCTGCGCCGTGAGGAGAAGAGATTCAACGGAGACAGCAAAG TGTCCATCTCCTTTGAGAACTACCGTATGGTTCATCCCTACGAGGACAGCGACAGCTCCGAGGACGAGGTGGACTGGCAGGACACGAAACACGACCCTTACAAAGCTG ATAAACCTCAGAATACACCCAGGAGAGGCTTCTCTGGGAAAGGAAAGAACATCACCACCAAACACGATGCAGAGACCTGCGGACGCAAGAACACCGCGCGCATGGACAAT TTTGCTCCTGGGGTGCACATTGGAGACGGTTTGGGGATGGACCTGAAGTTATCCAACCAGGTGTACAACTCCCTGAAGCAGCACTGCTACAACGAGCAGAGACGCAGCGCCCGGCTGCACGAGAAGAAGGAGCACTCCACCGCT GAACATGCGGTGGACCCCCGCACTCGCCTGCTGATGTACAAGATGGTGAACGCTGGCGTGCTGGAGAACATTAACGGCTGCATCAGCACCGGGAAGGAGTCGGTGGTGTTCCACGCTGACGGAGGGAG TCTGGAGGAGCAGCCTGTTCCCAGTGAAGTCGTGCTGAAGGTCTTCAAGACGACGCTGAATGAGTTTAAGAACAGAGACCGTTACATCAAAGACGACTACCGCTTCATCGACCGCTTCAGCAAACTGAACCCAAGAAAGGTCATCCGGCTCTGGGCCGAGAAGGAGATGCACAACCTGACCAG GATGAGGAAGGCGCAGATCCCCTGTCCCGAGGTGGTGCTGCTAAAGAAGCACATCCTGGTGATGTCCTTCATCGGGAAGGATCACATTCCTGCTCCCAAACTGAAGGACGCCAAGTTGGGTTCAGAGGAGATGAAGAGCGCCTTCTACCAGGTCCTACAT atgatgcAGCAGATGTATCAGGAGTGTAATCTGGTTCATGCTGATCTCAGTGAATACAACATGCTGTGGCACGAAGGAAAG GTGTGGTTGATAGATGTCAGTCAGTCCATCGAGCCTCGTCATCCTCACGCTCTGGAGTTCCTCTTCAGAGACTGCAGGAACGTTTCCACT TTCTTCCAGAAGAGAGGTGTGAGCGAGGCGATGACTGTGTACGAACTTTTCAACGCTGTGAGTGGAATGAACATTCCCATCCCCCCGGACGAGGCCGAGGCCGAGTTCATTTctgag